The following proteins come from a genomic window of Lolium rigidum isolate FL_2022 chromosome 5, APGP_CSIRO_Lrig_0.1, whole genome shotgun sequence:
- the LOC124657322 gene encoding indole-3-acetic acid-amido synthetase GH3.8-like, producing the protein MKPAIIRSSDAEVLRFIEEMTSDVDSVQERVLSEILAQNAGTEYLSKCGHPMDRATFRAKVPVVSYEALKPYMQRIANGDRSPVLSTRPVTDLIASSGTSAGECRMLPNIQDVGGRLRHLKSLLMPVMNLHLPGLDKGKALYFLFVRPETKTAGGLTVWPILTSFYKSEGFRNRPHDPFHDYTSPTAAIVCPDTFQSMYAQMLCGLCQRHQVLRIGAVFATGLLRAVQFLQLNWEQLAADIEAGALTSRVADESVRDAVAGILRPDPELARFVRDECGKAGWAGILARVWPNARYLEAVITGTMAQYVPTLRHYSGGLPMVSISYASSECFFGVNLRPLCDPSEVSYTIMPNLAYFEFLPVDDDDQEEGDGVPAVLVDLARVEAGREYEIVVTTFAGLNRYRVGDVLRVSGFHKSAPQFQFVRRANMILSIDADKTDEVELQRAVERASALLRQPHGASVAEYTSRTCTARIPGHYVVYWELAAGVAVDKEVLDGCCLEMEEALNTMYRQSRVVYGSIGPLEIRVVRPGTFQDLMDYTISRGASVNQYKTPRCVTFPPAIKLLDSCVVSNHFSAALPRWTSYD; encoded by the exons GACGCCGAGGTGCTCCGGTTCATCGAGGAGATGACGAGCGACGTGGACTCGGTGCAGGAGCGCGTGTTGTCTGAGATCCTCGCCCAGAACGCCGGCACGGAGTACCTGAGCAAGTGCGGCCACCCCATGGACCGGGCCACGTTTCGGGCCAAGGTGCCGGTGGTGTCCTACGAAGCTCTCAAGCCGTACATGCAGCGCATCGCCAACGGAGACCGGTCGCCCGTGCTGTCGACGCGCCCCGTCACCGACTTGATCGCCAGCTCCGGCACGTCGGCCGGCGAGTGCAGGATGCTTCCCAACATTCAGGACGTGGGCGGCCGGCTCCGGCATCTCAAGAGCCTCCTGATGCCAGTGATGAACTT GCACCTCCCTGGTCTGGACAAGGGGAAGGCGCTCTACTTCCTGTTCGTGAGGCCGGAGACCAAGACGGCGGGTGGCCTCACGGTGTGGCCCATCCTGACGAGCTTCTACAAGAGCGAGGGCTTCAGGAACCGGCCGCACGACCCCTTCCATGACTACACAAGCCCCACGGCGGCCATCGTCTGCCCGGACACGTTCCAGAGCATGTACGCGCAGATGCTGTGCGGCCTGTGCCAGCGCCACCAGGTGCTGCGCATCGGCGCCGTGTTCGCCACCGGCCTCCTGCGCGCCGTCCAATTCCTCCAGCTCAACTGGGAGCAGCTGGCCGCCGACATCGAGGCCGGCGCGCTCACCTCACGTGTCGCGGACGAGTCGGTGCGCGATGCGGTGGCCGGCATCCTCCGGCCGGATCCTGAGCTCGCCCGGTTTGTCCGGGACGAGTGCGGCAAGGCTGGGTGGGCCGGCATCCTCGCCCGCGTCTGGCCCAACGCCAGGTACCTCGAGGCCGTCATCACCGGCACCATGGCGCAGTATGTCCCCACCCTGAGGCACTACAGCGGCGGCCTGCCCATGGTGTCCATCTCCTACGCCTCCTCCGAGTGCTTCTTCGGCGTCAACCTCCGCCCGCTGTGCGACCCGTCGGAGGTGTCCTACACCATCATGCCCAACCTGGCCTACTTCGAGTTCCTCCCGGTAGACGACGACGACCAAGAGGAGGGCGACGGCGTCCCGGCCGTGCTGGTGGACCTTGCGAGGGTGGAGGCCGGGCGCGAGTACGAGATCGTTGTCACCACCTTCGCGGGGCTGAACCGGTACCGCGTCGGCGACGTGCTCCGCGTGTCAGGGTTCCACAAGAGCGCGCCGCAGTTCCAGTTCGTGCGCCGCGCCAACATGATCTTGTCCATCGACGCCGACAAGACGGACGAGGTGGAGCTGCAGCGCGCCGTGGAGCGGGCGTCGGCGCTGCTGCGCCAGCCGCACGGCGCGTCCGTCGCGGAGTACACCAGCCGCACCTGCACCGCTCGCATCCCAGGCCACTACGTCGTCTACTGGGAGCTGGCTGCCGGCGTGGCGGTGGACAAGGAGGTCCTCGACGGCTGCTGCCTGGAGATGGAGGAGGCCCTAAACACGATGTACAGGCAGAGCCGGGTGGTTTACGGCTCCATCGGGCCGCTCGAGATCCGGGTGGTCCGGCCAGGTACCTTCCAAGATCTCATGGACTACACCATCTCCCGCGGCGCCTCCGTCAACCAGTACAAGACGCCCCGCTGTGTCACGTTCCCGCCGGCGATCAAGCTGCTCGACTCATGCGTCGTGTCCAACCACTTCAGCGCTGCCCTGCCCCGTTGGACCTCCTATGACTAA